gagCTAGTGTGACATTGGGGATTgctttccaacgatctcttccttggaaaaataaaatggcaaattggttccactatgcaaaaaaatcatctattaaatgtattttaatcgggttgattccatgtttgattacgtggtgcctctggaattgAAGATGTAAAGTGAGAATGGAAAaagtttatcaaagtgcaaatcagatgtggagaagtgttcgattctgggttagttttattgctgagagcaccatttcttttaaaaaattgaagaagtcgaacattaagattttgaatgagtttcaaattaagcatcagagaGTTTACGATaggtttggaaaaattatttcatgggttaaacctccagtagggtggataaaacttaattgtgatgggagttgtaggggtaatctgggtacttcaggaggtggaggaattattcgggattgccatggcatggtaaaagcggctttttcaagttattttggcaatgttACGAATAATAGTGGAGAATTAAAAGCAAcaagggaaggaattcgtttgtgtaaatgtcTGCATTATGTTaatatgattattgaaagtgactcacgatttgtagttgattggcttcggaaaggtagatgtactttgtagtatctttgggaattttgggaggagctcgtggcaaAGTTAgtaggagtgaatgtcatggtgatgcatcaatatagggaagacaatagtgtgattgattttcttgctaaagaaggagaaatgggaaacaatgtattctacaaagaacaacaccttctaccacgttatctgaaaggtatccttcggatggataTATGGGGTCTTACTTCCGTTtgtcgttagttcatctctagagttttgtttggtgtatttcgttttgtttttggttgtttttatgtttttatctcctttgttagttatgtttaaatttggtttgtcctaatttggttggttggttttgacttgtaaccatagtattcctccaccaaaagtgagggtttattaataaataaatggaggtgccgccctcttttacaaaaaaataaaataaaaaaatctacctttctgaaaccaatcaactacaatttgcgagtcactttcaataattacattaaaataatgcaaacgtttgtacaaacgaattccttctctgattgcttttaattctgcactattattcgtaccattgccaaaataacttgaaaaaatcgCTTTTATCATGCCATGACAATCCAAAATAATTCCTTCAtctcctgaagtacccggattgccctacaactcccatcataattaagttttatccaccctactggaagTTTAactcacgaaataatttttccaagtctgtcgcaaactccctgatgcttaatttgaaactcattcaaaatcttaatgtccgacaTAGTTTTTATAACATAACTtaaaatgaggtagtgaggaaggatttaatagtttttaatctaatagaggaaaacactttGGATCGAGTGAATTGTCGTGAAATGATTCATATATTCAACTCCACATAGTAAAACTAAGAATTTTTGTTGTTGTTAAATATCTTCATCAACATagcttataaatttttttttgtacaaCTAACCAAAAGTGGAGAAACATATTCCATGATTTATGAGATGAAAAGGAATAGGTGTTTTTTTTTCTGGTTACACTGGGTGTCCCGGGATCATTGGGTGCCACCccacctcctttttttttttttttcaaaaaagaaaacaactcaaaatCTTTTACTATGGAATGGAGTGAAGTTGAGATTAGATATAACCAAATCCAAATTTTGGTAGTTGTTAGGAGAAAAGTGTATATACCCTGCGATGTGAAATGTTAGGAGAAAAGTGTTCTAAgctttttaatttaataaattttattgcACAATCAATCTTAGACGCAAGATAGTGATTTCATGCTTAATCAAAACGtaataaataaaagagaatgATTAAAGATGTTTCAAACTCTTCAATTATACGCTAAAACATAATCCTTGTAATttattaacatttaaactaaatTGACTaaaaattttatacataattttttaacATTAAAACTAAATTGACTAAATAAAGTCGATCTTTTAAATAAAATCTTAAGCAGGTAAAATACGAGTATTATACATGAATACattgaaaaagattcaaaaaatcAATAAGTATTTAAGATATAatgttatattaatttttatgtcTACCGAGATGTTGTGCGACTTATATTATTGGGACCCACACCTAATAAAGCTCTTACTTTAATGAGTTCAAGTGATACTGTGACATCTTAAAATTGGTTGATTCCAAATTTTATGTACAAGAATTGTTTCTTCTAAGTGTTTCTCAAAGGAAAAATATTTATGGCTTGTTTATTTGAGCCGAATAgttatgtttaaattttaaaaattaagggaATAATTACTCCTTATATATTCTCAATTATTTCATTTGGGatgtaataagaaaaaaaataagtattCTTATGttgaaatttgagaatagttattccttatctattttttttttaatgtgaatTGATAAAATGTTTAAcaatattatttgttttatagtaacaacataatttattatataaataattgtAACTAATTTATTAAAACTAATTTCTTTATGGGAATACACATTTCACAAATCAAACGTAATCTTAGAAAGAGTCAAACTCAAGCTGTGTAATGTAATTGACTCCTTATTGGTAGGTGTTATTCTTGTGAGTTGCACCTCATAATTTAATAGGTTTATTTAGGagctattttatattttgtatttttactATCTTAATCATACtcttaatttttgtttaattCAATGGCAAACATAagtatttattcaattaatttttaaatttattgtagTTTAAAAATAATTGGCCAAACATGTCACTAGTTTATATTTTGTCACTAGTTTAAATCGCTTTTTCCTTGAAAGGAGATAATCATTGCAAGGCCCAATTGAGGCCTATTTGTGTATTATAAACGCATGTACCAAACTTATGCTACTTCAGTATTCTGCAAAAATGCGGCAGTTTGACCTTTGAAGCCCAATTGGATTGGGCTGGAGTCGAGCACTAGACAAAACATGGGCCGAACCCAAAAACAAAGTGAGTAGTCTGGATTTGGTCCATTAGAGGGAGCCAAGCCCAATGAGCACCCCCAAACATCtccatttttcaattttccaatgTCTCAAAAGTCAAATCTCCCATATTGTCCTTTTAGCTGCACTAGGTTCAAGGGATATGTAAAACAATGTTAGGATTCTTAGTCCAAGTTTgctgtaataaataaataagattagATTGGTTGAAGGATTGGGCCTCAGCTGCTTGATATAGGTAAAGGTTGGCAAGTCACCTTCCTGCACTTGCTTCTGTCACTTCACTTTGTAAAACTGCGATCTCTGAAATTTATGGCATGAAGAGGTCGGCACACAGCATGTCCACCCCAAAACCTAACTCCAGTATGATTGCCTTTCGTCTCAACTCATATGTTAGATTATTGCTTCATGCCGTATCTATTGTTAGGCACAGGATGGATGAGTTTGATATACATGGATGAACATTAATTTGACCAAAAAGGTTAAGCTTATTGAGTCTTGAAACCAACTACTTATATAAGAACCTATCATCCacttaattttttcaatgtgagacaaactcataagtgaaattcttaacatctattcacctatatatatatataatttcatttttataGGAATTTGTTCATGTTTGTTCGACCTACGACATCATCGATCAAGTCAATGACAAAGTCCAAAAGCTCAATCTCATATAGTTTTGCATCATTGAGATCTTGTTGCGCGTTGGCGTCATCGTTGAGAGAGATACTTTCATTGAAGTGtcaagaaaattctaaaattcaaACATTATGAATTGGCTGCTTCCTGATATTTTTTAAGAGTTCTATCTCATCCATCATTTCTTgatatgtttttgaaattaagaagATAATAGTAAGTATACTATTAAGGGTATTTTGTCTTTCAAGTTGTTACGTTGTTCTTCATAGAAGTCAACCCAAATATAGGTGGGATAAATTTAATAACCAATCCATTCTATTTTGGTTCAGCCTTTACTCTCAGCTTTAGTtatcaaattaaatacatcttTAAAAGATAGTTTATTCATTTAAGTATAGTTTATTCATTTAAGTACGAGATATATCAATACTAAGTATTTAAGTTGAAATGTATAAAATGTTGAGAGATGAAACATACTTTACTAGGCATTCGATTCAAAAACAATGTCTAAAAATTCTAtaatctaataaaaaaaaaattgtcattcTCATCTAAATATATTTATTAAGATTGTATTTTCTAATatgatttagaatttaattttatgtgaatttagatatgaatatataatttaatattaatttcatcaaattcagataaataaataaaaattgtgaGCATAACGTATTACATGAAATATTAATTCAGACCTACTTTTAGGGTGCCCTCTAGAAACCTATGAATAAATTGTTTTTTAAAAGAAAGGCATAAAGGCAAATTGGCAAAAGAAAATCTCATCCCAAACTTTCCTCTCTTGCTCTCTCCGTCTCTCAATAAAATAAGCACTTCCAAagcccccccccctctctctctctctctctctctctgttttatgggaaaaccactcccctcttcttctttttcaacaAAACTTCAAGAGTTCGCGAGGCTTGTTTCAGCGGAGAAACTCGAAGGGGCGAAGCGCGAAGCGTCCGTATTCAGAGCAACCGGGGTCTGCCCGCCGGATACACCGAAATCGAGAAGGGTCCGAGTGGACTCCGAGCGACCCAACTTGAAGATGGAGAACTCGGCCGGGCAGACCCGGTTGCCGTTGTCGGAGGTGGTGTCGGACTGCGTGAGGCGATGGTTTCAGGATACCCTTAAGGAGGCCAAAGCCGGCGATAGCGCCATGCAGGTTTTGGTGGGTCAGATGTATTCCAGTGGTTATGGCATCCCCAGAGACCCtcaaaaggtttttttttttttttctttcaatgaattcttattttagaatttttattttctcgGGGTTCCTGATCTTTGAAGTCGCCGTCATTATCTTTTGATTATAGCAGGCTATTTGTTTTGTGTGTTTTAGGGTTATAGAGTGGGAGTGTTCAATTTCAATTACCTGTTTGGTTGCCATGAAACCGTTGTGAAAGCTTTGAAAGGGAGAAAGAACTGAAATTTTGAATCTTGGAGGTTTCATTGTTTCGAAAACCCAAAAGGCCTCTGCCCTGGTACCCAGTACAGCGGTTTGGCTTAGTTGAAGAGAGCTCTTTCTTTTTGCCGGGAAGGGGTTAAGGGAGGATGTGAATTTGATTAAATGAAAAGATTTACTTTTCAGTACAAGAGAGAGTAAAATAGGGCACTGCTCTAGCCAAACAAGACAAATCTTCAACCTCTAAACTTTTTTAACTGAACAATGTGCAACGCGGCATCTTTTTTAACGCACTTAattttagactttgtgaaaacaTGGGATACTCAACTTAGCGTCTTCAATGCAATGACAGAAGCGCCAAAGTATCTGTCTTAGCTGCATTTAGGAGGATGAATTTTAGACATTGGGTTTGAATTTATGTGAATGCAGATGAAATTCTATACAATTTTGTACTATGTTTTGTCCAAATCTACACAAATCTAATGATAAGATTTTAACTCCAGGCTTCTAAACATAGGGTTAATTcacttgcaaaaaaaaaaaaaaaaagcttgttTAAGAGCTAGAGCTTCAATAATGGGATTGTCATCATAAAACCTTTCCTTTTTAGCCAATAAACCATGCTTCACCTCATTCACCTTCCAAAATCACCCCGATACCAGCTTAATGAGATTTTTTCCCTAAAGCGGCTCTACCTGCTGGATAGGCTTCATTAATTCCTTGAGCAACATCTGGAGGATCCTCATTTACTCATCTGGCTTCCTTTACCGTCATGAAAAACTCTATTTCGGTTACTTCAACCAAGCAGAATGAAAAATCTCCCTTTTTCTTTCTCCTTCAGATCTACATATAGCACATTTTAAAAGAGCTCGCTTCCATTTTAAGGTTTAAGAATATTCTTAGATACATTTAAACATATTCTTAGATGGAACGATCTCTAAGAATGTGCAAAATTGAATCTCCCTTCCTCTTTCTCCTTCAGATCTACATTTACCACATTTTAGAAGAGGCCACTTCCATTTTAAGGTTTAAGAATATTCTTAGATAAATTTAAGCATATTCTTAGATGGAACGATCTCTAAGAATGTGGAAAATTGATTAAACAAAAAGGAGCAGCAGTCATCAATACCTATACCACTTTTGGCTAAAACTAATCTCAAAAAGTCCTCCTTTCAACGCCCTTGATCCAAATCCAGCAAGTTTCCAAAACAGTCATATTCTCGTTCAAATTCTGTccttccatttcattttttcacCTGAGAACTATTGCTGATTCGCTATTTCAGTTTTCAGCCCATTTACAGCACCTATCTAGCCAAGGCTCT
This region of Malania oleifera isolate guangnan ecotype guangnan chromosome 10, ASM2987363v1, whole genome shotgun sequence genomic DNA includes:
- the LOC131166472 gene encoding uncharacterized protein LOC131166472 yields the protein MGKPLPSSSFSTKLQEFARLVSAEKLEGAKREASVFRATGVCPPDTPKSRRVRVDSERPNLKMENSAGQTRLPLSEVVSDCVRRWFQDTLKEAKAGDSAMQVLVGQMYSSGYGIPRDPQKGRAWMTRASKSRSSVWKVSDKHPGYNASDSDSDELKVDAK